The Pantoea vagans genome includes a window with the following:
- the smrA gene encoding DNA endonuclease SmrA — MNLDDEDLFRDAMGDVTPLKDCANTQWLRAPSTKEPRAAQLSDEDENFLTRGFLDIIPLTTPLEYKTEGVQQGVLDKMRQGKYPLDASLNLLRQPVETCRQSLFSFMRQAQKQGLRNLLIIHGKGRDDESHANIVRSYLARWLPEFEEVQSFCIAQPQHGGGGALYVGLRKTEQARQDNRERHAKRSR, encoded by the coding sequence ATGAACCTTGACGATGAAGACCTTTTCCGGGATGCCATGGGCGATGTGACACCACTGAAAGATTGCGCTAACACCCAATGGCTGCGCGCACCCTCGACCAAAGAACCGCGCGCTGCGCAATTGAGTGATGAAGATGAAAATTTCCTGACCCGAGGCTTTCTCGACATTATTCCACTGACGACGCCGCTGGAATATAAAACAGAAGGGGTTCAGCAGGGCGTACTGGATAAAATGCGACAGGGGAAATACCCGCTGGATGCCAGTCTGAATCTGCTGCGGCAGCCAGTGGAAACTTGCCGTCAGTCGTTGTTTAGTTTTATGCGACAAGCTCAGAAACAAGGGTTGCGTAATCTGCTGATTATCCATGGCAAAGGCCGTGACGATGAATCACATGCCAATATCGTGCGTAGCTATCTGGCGCGCTGGCTACCTGAATTCGAAGAGGTGCAAAGTTTTTGCATCGCTCAGCCGCAGCATGGTGGTGGTGGCGCACTCTACGTCGGCTTACGTAAAACCGAACAGGCACGCCAGGATAACCGTGAGCGCCACGCCAAGCGCAGCCGTTAG
- a CDS encoding LysR substrate-binding domain-containing protein: protein MDKNILFNQRIRLRHLHTFVAVAQQGTLGRAAETLNLSQPALSKTLNELEELAGARLFERGRLGAQLTTLGEQFLVHAVKVLDALNHAGQSFNAPQPGRPVVIRLGALTTAAMGMLPQILDRFHEQQPNTTVQVATLHNNVLLAGLRAGEFDIGIGRMADSEMMAGLTYELLFLESLKLVVRPEHPLLSDNVTLSRAMQWPVVISPEGTAPRRIAQHMLDEQGCSLPANCVETSSTSLARQLALRYDYVWFVPSGAIKEDLSHQAVAALPINSPGPGEPVGIITRSASSLSLSAEVLMATIRKFHT, encoded by the coding sequence ATGGACAAAAATATCCTTTTCAATCAGCGCATTCGCTTGCGCCATTTACACACCTTTGTGGCTGTCGCACAACAAGGGACCTTGGGGCGCGCGGCTGAAACCCTGAATCTCAGCCAACCTGCGCTTTCCAAAACGCTCAACGAGCTGGAAGAGCTGGCAGGAGCACGGCTGTTTGAACGCGGTCGCCTCGGCGCGCAACTCACCACGCTGGGCGAGCAATTTCTGGTCCATGCGGTGAAAGTGCTGGATGCACTCAATCATGCGGGCCAAAGTTTCAACGCCCCTCAGCCCGGTCGGCCTGTGGTGATCCGCCTGGGTGCTCTGACTACCGCGGCGATGGGGATGCTGCCGCAGATTCTTGACCGATTCCATGAGCAACAGCCCAATACCACAGTGCAGGTTGCAACCTTGCACAACAATGTGCTGCTGGCGGGTCTGCGTGCCGGAGAATTTGATATCGGCATTGGTCGTATGGCGGACAGTGAAATGATGGCGGGACTCACTTATGAGTTGCTGTTCCTGGAGTCACTAAAGCTGGTGGTACGCCCTGAGCATCCGCTTTTAAGTGACAACGTCACGCTGTCGCGCGCCATGCAGTGGCCGGTGGTGATTTCACCAGAAGGCACCGCGCCGCGCCGCATCGCGCAGCATATGCTGGATGAACAGGGTTGTTCTCTTCCCGCCAACTGCGTGGAAACATCATCGACTTCCCTCGCCCGTCAACTGGCACTGCGCTATGACTATGTGTGGTTTGTGCCATCTGGTGCCATTAAAGAAGATTTGAGCCATCAGGCCGTCGCGGCACTTCCGATTAACTCACCGGGACCGGGAGAACCGGTCGGGATCATTACGCGAAGCGCGAGTAGCCTTAGCCTCAGTGCCGAAGTGCTGATGGCGACCATTCGTAAATTCCACACCTGA
- a CDS encoding MFS transporter: MTSVEAVDVRQLINQSALSRWQKRLIALCFIVVALDGMDIALMGFIAPTLKVSWGVTNHQLGMVISAALIGLALGAMVAGPLADRYGRRVMILLSVGFFGLWTLATAMAQNVEQMMLFRFLTGLGLGAAMPNVGTLVAEYAPERRRSFIITVVFCGFTFGAASGGFAASWLLPRYDWHSVMLMGGVLPLVVLPFLLRGLPESVRFLISRRAPAARIHAILERMLPGAVQPESHYQSSEHVAVRRGAVATVVSSRYLFGSLMLWGGYFMGLFLVYLIGSWMPSLINTLGMSVTEAAIVTAMYQAGGTVGSLFAGWLMDRINANIALAVIYFCGGIAIVALGFSPAEVGLMSAIAFFSGFCFNGANTGMNALSASYYPTHARATGSSWMHGVGRVGAIMSAFVGAELLSLGWSFSQIFLLLAIPAVLTTIMLALKCRFGDQAERLE, translated from the coding sequence GTGACCAGCGTTGAAGCCGTAGATGTTCGCCAGCTCATTAATCAGAGTGCGCTCAGTCGCTGGCAAAAGCGCCTGATTGCACTGTGCTTCATCGTTGTGGCATTGGATGGTATGGACATTGCGCTGATGGGCTTTATTGCCCCGACATTGAAAGTCAGTTGGGGCGTAACCAACCATCAACTCGGCATGGTGATCAGTGCAGCACTGATCGGGCTGGCGTTAGGCGCGATGGTTGCTGGGCCACTAGCCGATCGCTATGGCCGCCGGGTCATGATATTACTCAGCGTCGGCTTCTTTGGTTTGTGGACGCTGGCAACCGCCATGGCGCAAAACGTGGAACAGATGATGCTGTTCCGTTTTCTTACCGGCCTGGGGTTGGGGGCGGCGATGCCGAATGTCGGGACGCTGGTGGCGGAATACGCACCTGAGCGCCGCCGCTCTTTCATCATTACCGTGGTGTTTTGTGGCTTTACCTTTGGTGCCGCCTCCGGTGGATTTGCCGCATCCTGGTTGCTACCTCGCTATGACTGGCATTCGGTGATGCTGATGGGCGGCGTGTTGCCCTTGGTTGTGCTGCCATTCTTGTTGCGCGGTTTACCTGAGTCGGTGCGGTTTCTGATCAGTCGCCGTGCGCCTGCTGCACGCATTCATGCCATTCTTGAACGTATGTTGCCTGGCGCGGTCCAGCCTGAAAGCCATTATCAATCCAGTGAACATGTCGCCGTGCGTCGAGGTGCGGTGGCCACGGTGGTGTCATCGCGCTACTTGTTTGGCAGCCTGATGCTGTGGGGCGGCTACTTTATGGGCTTGTTCCTGGTGTATCTGATCGGCAGTTGGATGCCATCACTCATTAATACTTTGGGCATGTCCGTCACGGAAGCAGCTATTGTCACCGCCATGTATCAGGCGGGCGGTACCGTGGGTTCGCTGTTTGCCGGTTGGCTGATGGACCGCATCAATGCCAATATCGCTCTGGCAGTGATCTATTTCTGTGGGGGTATTGCGATAGTCGCGCTGGGCTTCTCACCGGCTGAGGTGGGCTTAATGAGCGCGATTGCCTTCTTCAGTGGCTTCTGTTTCAACGGGGCCAATACTGGCATGAATGCCTTATCCGCCAGCTATTATCCTACGCATGCACGTGCTACCGGGTCCAGTTGGATGCACGGCGTTGGGCGCGTGGGGGCAATTATGAGCGCGTTTGTAGGCGCAGAGTTGCTTTCTCTCGGCTGGTCCTTCAGCCAGATTTTCCTGTTGCTGGCAATCCCGGCCGTTTTGACCACCATCATGCTGGCGTTGAAGTGTCGTTTTGGTGACCAGGCCGAGCGGCTTGAGTGA